From Clostridia bacterium, the proteins below share one genomic window:
- a CDS encoding D-alanine--D-alanine ligase, protein MSDKKRVAVIFGGQSSEHEVSRVSAESVIKNINRDKYDVVMIGITKDGKWLTYSGPVEKLSSGEWEKEAEDNVKKGIQLPCGNSARYIFAAAGAEEMDKKIDVVFPVLHGCNGEDGTIQGLFELAAMPYVGCGVLGAALGMDKAYSKIIFEKAGIPQGKYLVFSRKQVENDMEAIIGKVESELEYPCFVKPSNAGSSVGVGKAHNKAELIKTLEKAVKYDRKVLVEEFINGREVECAVLGNDEPVASTVGEIIPCNEFYDYQAKYVANDSKCVIPANLDDETVQKIRNYAVKAFKSLDCAGLSRVDFFVHKETGKVYINEINTLPGFTSISMYPKLWEASGIPYDELIDRLIGLALERFEDNRKAIDA, encoded by the coding sequence ATGTCTGACAAAAAAAGGGTAGCGGTTATTTTCGGTGGGCAGTCTTCAGAACATGAAGTATCCAGAGTTTCAGCCGAATCTGTTATAAAAAACATAAATAGGGATAAGTATGATGTAGTAATGATAGGTATTACTAAGGATGGTAAGTGGCTTACATATAGCGGCCCTGTAGAGAAACTGAGCAGTGGGGAATGGGAAAAGGAAGCTGAAGATAATGTGAAAAAGGGAATACAATTACCCTGCGGCAATTCTGCCAGATATATATTTGCAGCTGCCGGAGCAGAAGAGATGGACAAAAAAATCGATGTGGTTTTTCCCGTACTTCACGGCTGCAATGGAGAAGACGGTACAATACAAGGACTTTTTGAACTAGCAGCTATGCCTTATGTAGGTTGCGGGGTTTTGGGGGCAGCTTTGGGTATGGATAAGGCCTATTCGAAGATTATATTTGAAAAAGCAGGTATACCCCAGGGCAAATATCTTGTTTTCAGCAGAAAGCAAGTAGAAAATGATATGGAAGCAATAATAGGAAAAGTTGAAAGCGAACTGGAATATCCTTGTTTTGTAAAGCCTTCAAATGCAGGCTCTTCAGTAGGTGTCGGTAAGGCTCACAATAAGGCTGAGCTGATTAAGACTTTGGAAAAAGCAGTGAAGTATGACAGAAAAGTATTGGTTGAGGAGTTTATCAACGGCAGGGAGGTAGAATGCGCTGTTCTTGGAAATGACGAGCCTGTTGCCTCCACAGTCGGTGAGATAATACCGTGTAATGAGTTTTATGACTATCAGGCAAAATATGTGGCTAATGATTCAAAATGTGTTATTCCTGCAAACCTTGATGATGAAACAGTGCAAAAAATCAGGAATTACGCTGTAAAGGCTTTTAAATCCCTTGATTGTGCCGGACTCTCAAGAGTTGATTTTTTTGTTCACAAGGAAACCGGAAAAGTATACATTAATGAAATTAATACACTTCCTGGCTTTACCAGTATAAGCATGTATCCAAAACTGTGGGAAGCGTCGGGAATACCGTACGACGAGCTCATAGACAGGCTAATAGGCCTTGCACTGGAAAGGTTTGAGGACAACAGGAAGGCAATTGATGCTTGA